Proteins encoded within one genomic window of Cucumis sativus cultivar 9930 chromosome 3, Cucumber_9930_V3, whole genome shotgun sequence:
- the LOC101207080 gene encoding protein TIC 56, chloroplastic, whose product MTSINFNPFENWFSKPPNPIPPLNLIAFRDSLSQKSSTSPNFASRSLSNLFRKPKKAPEPGYYEKMLEQFYWECDNLPDYRHAPEVEKILKEDPLFENKENPTQEELEKNEKLWKAIRDSPVVQFLERAEEIEAKHNEMKLKENENPFRNEDKELWRAIPHVPGLDGRPMPRKAIKSKRESDAKFWDFARQFFFGLWGFRQRPYPPGRPIDVAQAIGYKHLERRYYDFIMRSGGWYYKDRLGRTRGPLELINLKTAWGGGIIDKDTFIWGEDMDEWAPIHMVYGLERAIATWEVRLGAAATAFLHKLQKGIPPWVPVKGHEKKTYKQLQQEALESKRRDLAVLAANDGVWPGVRIPSHALFLWASGTELTSILEADHMPNKYIPRDLRYKLAKIIPGLRPWEVLSVEQAMDHLTYNGEWHREPLGSFNTGPPYIKEWNRDIWEFLKIYMDVSALFYSEMEEVVRGFRKIMDKVSANITARRIRRKQRKFAMERAESLGYDFKKIKYDP is encoded by the exons ATGACGTCAATCAACTTCAATCCCTTTGAAAATTGGTTTTCGAAACCTCCTAATCCCATTCCTCCTCTTAATCTCATTGCATTTAGAGATTCGTTGTCTCAGAAATCCTCTACGTCCCCAAATTTTGCTTCAAGAAGTCTCTCAAATCTCTTCAGGAAGCCAAAGAAAGCACCCGAACCGGGGTATTACGAAAAAATGCTAGAACAATTCTACTGGGAATGCGATAATTTACCCGACTACAGACATGCTCCCGAGGTTGAGAAAATTCTCAAGGAAGATCCCCTTTTCGAGAACAAAGAGAATCCTACGCAAGAGGAGCTCGAAAAGAACGAGAAACTCTGGAAAGCGATACGAGATAGCCCTGTTGTGCAATTTCTGGAACGTGCGGAGGAAATTGAAGCCAAGCACAATGAAATGAAGCTCAAAGAAAACGAGAATCCATTCAGAAACGAGGACAAGGAGCTGTGGAGGGCAATTCCTCATGTGCCTGGTCTTGATGGGCGGCCTATGCCGAGGAAAGCGATAAAGTCAAAAAGAGAATCCGACGCCAAGTTCTGGGATTTTGCCAGACAGTTCTTTTTTGGGCTCTGGGGCTTCCGTCAAAGACCTTATCCACCTGGTCGCCCGATCGATGTTGCTCAGGCCATTGGGTATAAGCACCTCGAGAGGCGGTACTATGATT TTATAATGAGGAGTGGAGGTTGGTACTATAAGGATCGGTTAGGTCGTACTCGGGGACCATTGGAACTAATTAACCTGAAAACAGCCTGGGGTGGTGGGATTATTGACAAGGATACATTTATCTGGGGGGAGGACATGGACGAATGGGCGCCAATTCACATGGTTTACGGGTTGGAGCGTGCAATTGCCACTTGGGAAG TTAGACTTGGTGCTGCTGCCACTGCTTTTCTTCACAAATTGCAGAAAGGCATACCTCCATGGGTTCCTGTTAAGGGACATGAGAAGAAAACCTACAAGCAACTGCAACAAGAGGCTTTAGAGAGCAAGAGACGAGATCTAGCAGTATTAGCAGCTAATGACGGTGTTTGGCCAGGCGTTAGAATTCCTAGCCATGCACTTTTTCTCTGGGCAAGTGGAACGGAACTGACATCCATTTTGGAGGCAGATCACATGCCAAACAAGTACATCCCGAGGGATCTAAG GTATAAATTAGCTAAAATTATACCCGGGTTAAGACCATGGGAGGTTTTAAGCGTGGAGCAAGCAATGGACCACCTAACATATAATGGCGAATGGCATCGTGAACCTCTTGGATCATTCAATACAGGTCCTCCATACATCAAGGAATGGAATAGAGATATATGG gaatttttaaagatttacaTGGATGTCAGCGCTCTGTTTTACAGCGAAATGGAGGAGGTGGTTCGTGGTTTCAGAAAAATAATGGACAAGGTTTCGGCCAATATCACTGCCAGAAGAATTAGGCGGAAGCAGAGGAAGTTCGCGATGGAGAGAGCTGAATCATTGGGATATGacttcaaaaaaatcaaatacgATCCATAA
- the LOC101216151 gene encoding lectin-domain containing receptor kinase VI.4 yields the protein MAMGFSLPCLVILFFYVAVLCVQASFVCHGFNNSSMLLDQGASIEPSGLLRLTDSSQYVIGRAFYPETQLMFDIKSEPVSDVSSFSTSFVFAIVPSSSGPPVGYGLAFVMAPSTQFPDAASEHYLGLFNPSNNGDPSNHIFAVEFDTVNGHDDETNFKGNHVGINKNGVRSSASESAEYSDYGSDVKTEVYLDTGDLIQAWIDYDGRSKVVNVTIAPASVIRPTEPLISYPINLTSVLNERMFVGFSASTGKETSFHYISGWSFAINESAPQLDVSQLPPPLKVQSPPPSSPSTFNPLVTVVVPILSAMTLMLILFLASIFRRRLRGENLEEWERDCPHRFSYRDLYKATKGFKDSELIGSGGFGSVYRGVLPSTGCEIAVKKITRNASQGMREFAAEIESLGRLRHKNLVNLQGWCKKQNDLLLVYDYVPNGSLDSLLYHPKDNLVLNWEQRINILKGVAGGLLYLHEEWEQVVIHRDVKPSNILIDISMNARLSDFGLARLYDHDQISHTTSVVGTIGYISPELARTGKASKTTDVFAYGVLILEMACGRRPLESDIFILVDWVMECYEKGRVLDAADPKLNGIYDMVEMEMVLKLGLLCSHYNPESRPSMRQVTRFLNGEDQILAFDPSPYSQITFQSSSGFTQFIPPSSRTSTASFLSSTSIDVGR from the coding sequence ATGGCTATGGGATTTTCTTTACCTTGCCTTgtgatattatttttctatgtaGCTGTTCTTTGTGTTCAAGCTTCATTTGTCTGCCATGGATTCAATAATTCAAGTATGCTCCTTGATCAAGGAGCTTCTATAGAGCCTTCTGGCTTGTTAAGACTAACCGACAGCTCCCAGTACGTTATTGGCCGTGCCTTCTATCCTGAGACCCAGCTGATGTTTGATATAAAATCTGAACCAGTTTCAGATGTTTCTTCTTTCAGCACATCTTTTGTGTTTGCGATAGTTCCATCAAGCTCTGGTCCACCAGTTGGGTATGGCCTCGCCTTTGTTATGGCTCCATCAACCCAATTTCCAGATGCTGCAAGTGAACATTACTTGGGATTATTCAACCCCTCCAACAATGGTGACCCTTCGAATCATATTTTTGCAGTCGAATTTGATACTGTTAATGGCCACGATGACGAAACGAATTTTAAAGGCAACCATGTTGGAATCAACAAGAATGGTGTGCGATCAAGTGCGTCTGAATCGGCTGAGTATTCTGACTATGGCTCTGATGTGAAGACGGAGGTGTATTTGGATACTGGTGATCTAATCCAAGCTTGGATTGATTATGATGGCCGTAGTAAGGTAGTGAATGTCACAATAGCTCCAGCAAGTGTAATCAGACCAACTGAGCCATTGATTTCATATCCCATTAACTTGACTTCAGTTTTGAATGAGAGGATGTTTGTGGGATTCTCTGCATCAACTGGAAAAGAAACAAGCTTCCACTACATTTCAGGTTGGAGTTTTGCAATCAACGAATCAGCACCTCAGTTAGATGTTTCTCAACTTCCTCCACCACTGAAAGTGCAAAGTCCTCCGCCTTCATCGCCGTCAACATTCAATCCTCTAGTCACTGTTGTCGTTCCAATATTATCTGCCATGACACTCatgttaattttgttcttaGCCTCCATTTTCAGAAGAAGATTGCGAGGTGAGAACCTTGAAGAATGGGAAAGAGATTGTCCTCACAGATTTAGTTACAGAGATCTTTACAAAGCAACAAAGGGATTTAAAGACTCCGAGCTCATCGGATCAGGAGGCTTTGGCTCAGTATACAGAGGTGTCTTACCTTCCACAGGATGTGAAATTGCTGTAAAGAAGATAACAAGAAATGCGAGTCAAGGAATGAGGGAATTCGCtgcagaaattgaaagtttgggCCGACTAAGACACAAGAACTTGGTAAATCTCCAAGGATGGTGCAAGAAACAGAACGATCTTCTCTTGGTTTATGACTATGTTCCAAACGGAAGCTTGGATTCTCTCCTTTACCATCCAAAAGACAACTTGGTACTGAATTGGGAACAAAGAATCAACATCCTCAAAGGAGTTGCTGGTGGATTGTTATACTTACACGAAGAATGGGAACAAGTCGTGATCCATCGAGATGTTAAGCCAAGTAATATATTGATAGATATTAGCATGAATGCTCGACTAAGCGACTTCGGCCTTGCAAGGTTATACGACCATGACCAAATATCACATACAACCAGCGTGGTTGGCACAATCGGGTACATCTCACCCGAGTTGGCTCGCACCGGAAAGGCATCGAAAACTACAGATGTCTTTGCCTATGGGGTACTAATTCTTGAAATGGCTTGTGGAAGAAGACCTCTAGAATCAGATATATTCATATTGGTAGATTGGGTAATGGAATGCTATGAAAAAGGTCGTGTTCTTGATGCAGCTGATCCAAAGTTGAATGGAATTTATGACATGGTTGAGATGGAAATGGTTTTGAAACTTGGACTTCTTTGTTCCCATTACAACCCTGAATCTAGGCCAAGCATGAGGCAAGTCACAAGGTTTCTTAATGGAGAAGACCAAATTCTTGCTTTTGATCCTTCACCTTATTCTCAAATCACATTTCAATCAAGCTCCGGATTCACTCAATTTATTCCACCTTCTTCCCGTACTTCAACCGCCAGCTTTCTCTCTTCAACTTCCATCGATGTAGGCAGGTAA